A window of Chitinophagales bacterium genomic DNA:
ATCAAAAAAAGAAGCTGTATAAAACAATTACAACGATGATGATAGAATAAAAAAGAAAAAATGACACTCGAAGACAATAAAAATCTATTCCCATCCCTAAGGCAAAATCATTTTCAGGAACACCCTATAAAAAGTCTTAAAAACAAATCTAAAGGTCCCGCGCTTAACTCAATGCTTTACCGCGGAGACACGGCGGAGGGTAAAAGATCTTAACTCCTCATTCCTTCAATATCTTTTCCGTGATTTCTCCCCGATCCGTTTCGGCTTTAAGCAAGTAAACTCCTGCTGGTTGATCCATAAGATTGATAAAAGCATGAACAAAACCATTAACCGGCTGCAGGGTGGTACCATAGATTAAATTACCTACGGTATTATAAATGCTGATAAGCACTTCATGGTTAACTCCTGTTATGCTGAGTTGCGCTTTCTTATAGCAGGGATTGGGATAAATGCTTTGGGTAAAAGCAACATCATTTATTGGCGGTAGTGCCGTAAAGGTTGTATCGCAGGCGCTGCCTTCGAGAGCGCCAAGGTGATAGTTGGGCATATTTGGGAATCCACTAGCCCAAGCGTTATAGTAAAGGGTATTCGGAATAACAAATTGATTTTGTACAAAATTGCATTTCTTTCCTGCTGAATCAGGTGAATTAATAACATGCAGTGAATGATTACCATCATAGCTACAGATATAAATTGTACCATCAGGTGCAAGTGCATGATTGTAAAAATTAACCGGTAATGGATTTAGAAAACCATTGTACTTATCAATAAGTATTCTGCTCGTTTCAATATCCGCTGACTGCAGATCAAACTGAAATAAATAATTCCAATGATTGGCGCTAATGTATGCAAATCGTCCTGATGGCGAGAACGATTGTCCTTCGAGTTGATAAAGAGTATCACTTACTTTAATTTGCTTTCTATTGCTTAATTCTCCGCTGCATCGGTCAAAATCATACAGCTCAAATACGGTCGAATCTCCATTGTTTTTAATAAAATGGGTTCCCTGCTGGTTAAATTTCATATTTCCAAAAACACCTCCCCCACCAGCATTTATACCGTTATAAGACATACCTATATCCTGACTGTATGGACCATGAATTCCATCTTTATCGATTAGAAACCTATAATATCTGCTTGTTCCATATTCATGACAAATTAGCCACCAGTCCCGTCCATTACCATGCTTAACTCCTTCCACTCCATTGTTGATAAGGGTATCTTCTAAAATGACAATTTCCTTTTGATTTTCTATAACTACCCCATTGCCATTATTTCCGGATATATCTACTACATCGCTAAATAAATGTGTGCTGATTAATAAGTTTCCATATGGTGGCACATTGATATAGTTAAGATCAGTATGAATGATATAGTATTTATTTGGATCATTTGGAAATGGTATTATCATAGTCCCATCGGGTATTGCCAATGCATCATAGCCATAACTTAAATAATCGCCAATATTCAAGCTATCGCCATTTTCCATGATTTGAAGATCTCTATTGAATATACCAAAGCCATTGGTGTAAAACATCAACTGACCGTTCGTATCACAAAGGCTTGAATTCGTAACGTCAATATAATTATTACCAGTATGAAAAGTTATTGCCTGAGGTGGTTCATAATTGAAATCTATTCCCGAACCAAAGCCGTCTATCCATTGATTGTATTCGTTTTGAGCAAAACAGGCAAATTTCCAGAATATCACCAATACAAGTACAATTGAAATTTTAGAATATAATTTCATTAATGAATTATTAAAATTTTTGCTGTCTTTAATGGGTTATTTGAAGAAATATTAATTGCTAAACAGCCAGAAGCAATGGATTGTGTATTCACTCTAAGAGATCGCTGACCTGCTGGAATCGTTGTCTTCAAAACTATCGTTCCTAATAAATCGTAGCCTAAAAGAACGATTTCAGAATCGTAAGGCTGCAAAAGTTCTATTATAAACGACTTATCTGCAGGATTTGGATAGATTTTAAAAGTTTGAGATCCAAAATTTTCATCAAATGGTTCTTCTTCTCGACAAGACATTGAACATTCACTTGTTGCAGTAGAATTAGCTTCTCTTCCTTTTATCTGATATTGATCGACTGTACCTCCCGTATAGTAATTGTAACTATTTATATATATAGAATTATCGCAGGGACTTCCACTATGAGGATAATAAATCCTGGTCAATCCTCCATTAGAACTACTGGAATAGGTTTGCCACGCATTTGTACCATCGTAAAAAGATGCGGGCTCCCAGCTATTACTTGAAAATTTTTGACTGCTGCCAATATTTCCTGCATTAGCCAAATTGCTTAATGCAAATCCATAGTGGTTTTTAAAGAATCTATTACAAAAAATTGGAGCATCTCCATCGATTTCTGAACCACTTAATGTTAGGCCTTTATTAACGCCGTCCATCTCGTTCTGTTCCACATCAAAATCTGTTGCGTTTTCAAGATAAAGGCCCGTAGTACCTGAAGTATAGTTAGTTACAGAGCTTCCATAACCAATAGTATTGTTATTGACTTTGGAACCATCGCCTCCTATAATTTTAATTCCATAAGTGCTTACCGGGTTACTGCTGCTCATGTTAATGACAGTGCCGTAGCTTTGGACATTACTGTTAATAGCTTCTATGCCAATGCTTGCCGAATTTATAGTATTGGCTAAACTCAGATTTGAAGGATCGCCAAAAATAAAAGTAGAAATGCCTTCAAGATATATTGCACTTCCGGCATTGCTGCTTCCGCTAAAAGTATTGGAAGTGACCGAGGCATCAAAGCCGAACCGGTAATCTTCAAGATGTAACTGCTGATTGTTGTTTTGAAAGGTTGCAGAATTGATAACCATTCTGGAATCTTTTGTTGAAAAGATGGCTGTGGTGGCATCCTTGATAATGGGGCTTGAGGAGCTGCCACTTTTATTTATAATAAGACCATCATCGTTCCGTAGATTCCCTTCTATATCAATACCGTCCCACATGCCGCTGCAGGCCCCCTTCAACTGAGTACCGTTGGAGACCGTTAGCTGGCAGTTCGGCTCTATAATAATCTTTGCGCCGGGACCAAAAGAAATATTGGAGCAGTTATCCAGTGTAAGATTTAGATTAATTAAGAAAAGCCCGTTTATAGTTATGGTGTTGCTGTAATTTTTAATTTCTGCCACATCATCCAGGGATATACCATTAGTGGTAAAGTAAGTATAAGTGCCGTTTAAAAATTCGACTAGATCGTATGCTGTTAAATAGTTACTTCCGCTTTGACCCGTTTGAAGATAATCATTGGAAAATGGATAATAAGCATTACTACCAGTGCAACAATCCAGCACATGAACGGTAACCTGGTCAGTAGTTGCGGTGCAACCGGGAGGAGTGGCAGTTAAGCTATATGTATAGTCCCCTGAACTGCTGGTAGGAGGTGTAAATTTAGGGTTCGCAGTGGTAGTGGAATTCAGATAAGGAGAATGTGCTCCGGACCAAACCAGGGTTTGAGAAGGATATGAGATTGTGCCACCTAACTGCGGATGATTATCATCCTGATTTCTTAAACATACATATACATCAGGTCCTGCATCTGCCTTAGGGTATACGGAAGCCGTAACCGTTTGTTCATTACAGTAACATTTGCCATCGGTGCCGTTTACGACGTACGTAGTGGTGGTTTGGGGATGTACCTCTACCGATGTGCCTTCACTGGTATGCACAAGCGGATTGCTTGATGGAACA
This region includes:
- a CDS encoding T9SS type A sorting domain-containing protein is translated as MKLYSKISIVLVLVIFWKFACFAQNEYNQWIDGFGSGIDFNYEPPQAITFHTGNNYIDVTNSSLCDTNGQLMFYTNGFGIFNRDLQIMENGDSLNIGDYLSYGYDALAIPDGTMIIPFPNDPNKYYIIHTDLNYINVPPYGNLLISTHLFSDVVDISGNNGNGVVIENQKEIVILEDTLINNGVEGVKHGNGRDWWLICHEYGTSRYYRFLIDKDGIHGPYSQDIGMSYNGINAGGGGVFGNMKFNQQGTHFIKNNGDSTVFELYDFDRCSGELSNRKQIKVSDTLYQLEGQSFSPSGRFAYISANHWNYLFQFDLQSADIETSRILIDKYNGFLNPLPVNFYNHALAPDGTIYICSYDGNHSLHVINSPDSAGKKCNFVQNQFVIPNTLYYNAWASGFPNMPNYHLGALEGSACDTTFTALPPINDVAFTQSIYPNPCYKKAQLSITGVNHEVLISIYNTVGNLIYGTTLQPVNGFVHAFINLMDQPAGVYLLKAETDRGEITEKILKE